Proteins found in one Triticum aestivum cultivar Chinese Spring chromosome 4D, IWGSC CS RefSeq v2.1, whole genome shotgun sequence genomic segment:
- the LOC543369 gene encoding protein IN2-1 isoform X1, translating into MAAAAAIASSTKEVLPPALGAVSEPPPLFDGTTRLYICYICPFAQRAWVTRNCKGLQEEIKLVAINLEDKPAWYKEKVYPQGTVPSLEHDGRVTGESLDLIKYIDTNFQGPALLPQDPAKRQFADELIAYADAFTKALYSPLISQVAMSDEAVAALDKIEAALSKFSDGPFFLGQFSLVDIAYVTILERVQIYYSNLRNYEIAKDRPNLERYTEEMNKIEAYKQTKNVPLALLDAAKRHLKANTTFLQVLFFIPFGLYYRY; encoded by the exons ATGGCCGCAGCTGCAGCAATAGCAAG TTCCACGAAAGAAGTGCTCCCGCCTGCACTGGGCGCCGTCTCCGAGCCCCCTCCCCTCTTTGATGGCACCACCAG ACTGTATATTTGCTACATCTGCCCGTTTGCTCAACGTGCCTGGGTGACCCGGAACTGCAAG GGTCTGCAGGAGGAGATCAAGCTGGTCGCCATCAATCTGGAGGACAAACCAGCATGGTACAAGGAGAAGGTTTACCCACAGGGCACG GTGCCTTCCCTGGAGCACGACGGCAGGGTCACCGGAGAGAGCTTGGATTTGATCAAGTACATCGACACCAATTTCCAAGGCCCGGCACTGCTTCCTCAA GATCCGGCTAAGAGGCAGTTCGCCGATGAGCTGATTGCTTACGCTGACGCCTTTACCAAAGCACTCTACTCGCCCTTGATCTCCCAAGTGGCCATGTCAGACGAAGCTG TTGCTGCTCTAGACAAGATCGAAGCTGCCCTGTCCAAGTTCAGCGACGGCCCGTTCTTCCTTGGCCAATTTAGCTTG GTGGACATTGCGTACGTGACGATCTTGGAGAGGGTTCAGATATACTACTCTAACCTGAGGAACTACGAGATCGCCAAAGACAGGCCCAACCTTGAGAGATACACCGAGGAGATGAACAAGATCGAAGCGTATAAGCAAACCAAAAATGTCCCGCTGGCCTTGCTTGATGCTGCCAAGAGGCATCTCAAGGCAAATACAACTTTCCTCCAAGTTCTTTTCTTCATTCCTTTCGGTTTATACTACCGATACTAA
- the LOC543369 gene encoding protein IN2-1 isoform X2, with protein sequence MAAAAAIASSTKEVLPPALGAVSEPPPLFDGTTRLYICYICPFAQRAWVTRNCKGLQEEIKLVAINLEDKPAWYKEKVYPQGTVPSLEHDGRVTGESLDLIKYIDTNFQGPALLPQDPAKRQFADELIAYADAFTKALYSPLISQVAMSDEAVAALDKIEAALSKFSDGPFFLGQFSLVDIAYVTILERVQIYYSNLRNYEIAKDRPNLERYTEEMNKIEAYKQTKNVPLALLDAAKRHLKIA encoded by the exons ATGGCCGCAGCTGCAGCAATAGCAAG TTCCACGAAAGAAGTGCTCCCGCCTGCACTGGGCGCCGTCTCCGAGCCCCCTCCCCTCTTTGATGGCACCACCAG ACTGTATATTTGCTACATCTGCCCGTTTGCTCAACGTGCCTGGGTGACCCGGAACTGCAAG GGTCTGCAGGAGGAGATCAAGCTGGTCGCCATCAATCTGGAGGACAAACCAGCATGGTACAAGGAGAAGGTTTACCCACAGGGCACG GTGCCTTCCCTGGAGCACGACGGCAGGGTCACCGGAGAGAGCTTGGATTTGATCAAGTACATCGACACCAATTTCCAAGGCCCGGCACTGCTTCCTCAA GATCCGGCTAAGAGGCAGTTCGCCGATGAGCTGATTGCTTACGCTGACGCCTTTACCAAAGCACTCTACTCGCCCTTGATCTCCCAAGTGGCCATGTCAGACGAAGCTG TTGCTGCTCTAGACAAGATCGAAGCTGCCCTGTCCAAGTTCAGCGACGGCCCGTTCTTCCTTGGCCAATTTAGCTTG GTGGACATTGCGTACGTGACGATCTTGGAGAGGGTTCAGATATACTACTCTAACCTGAGGAACTACGAGATCGCCAAAGACAGGCCCAACCTTGAGAGATACACCGAGGAGATGAACAAGATCGAAGCGTATAAGCAAACCAAAAATGTCCCGCTGGCCTTGCTTGATGCTGCCAAGAGGCATCTCAAG ATTGCTTGA
- the LOC123097835 gene encoding protein unc-13 homolog: MGSMARLLPDSRSASASASWTSSLSSDLATAAATAVTATSSSAMPLAAPFPGLGVPLSDADLRTTAYEVLVAASRATGGRPLIYIPQSAPSSATARSTSSTSTSTSSSSSSSGLQRSRTSTAASKVKRSLGLSPSASSKAGIEAPRRPETVMELVRVNLRVTEQADSRIRRGLLRIAAGQLGRRAESMILPLEFLQRSKASDFPDPHEYEAWQFRNLKLLEAGLLVHPLIPLSKSDIDAQTLREIISRAYDKSLQNGKNLESMQELCSAVKSLAGRSLGGSSDECHWADGFPFNLHIYQMLVEACFDSENGTVVDEIDEVMGLLKKTWVILGINQMLHNLCFTWALFNHFVTSDQVDIELLSAAENQLNVVVKDAKNAEDPDYCDVLISILSSITGWTEKRLLAYHETFNASNIVSMQGIVTIGVSAAKILLEDISQKHPGKRKQKTDVVRGKIETYIRSSLHTAFAQRMDEADLKRSSRNPVPVLAILAKDISDLASKEKNIYSPILKKWHPLASGVAVTTLHSCFGNELKQFMVGRTKFTPDTAQVLNAADKLEKNLVNIAVEDFLDSDDGGKSLIRQMPPYEAENAIAALVKGWMKERVDKLKEWVDQSLQQETWNPKANRQSFAPSSMEMLRMVDEILDAFFQLPISMHSTLVSDLTAGLDGILQYYVSKAKACHGTQSTATPQLPHLTRCDVGSKLFKKKEKPHALLNRGSQVGSSAGKSEGCDLSELCVQINTLHYIRTEVENLKKKAKKCLRNSELSQDGNGTTDGMNIRFELSQASCQDGIRQLCDATAHKVVFSYLSHVLLDMLYVGGAASNRVEPLLRELHSTLGVISGIMRNEPRDHLITALMKASFDGFLLVLLAGGPTRAFTLQDAQIIENDFRALRGLYLANGDGLPHELVDKASSEVKSVLPLLRTDTESLIQRFKQAITERQGSPTKSSFPKPPRVPAQWSANDPNTILRVLCYRYDEAATKFLKKTYKFPKKL; the protein is encoded by the exons ATGGGCagcatggcgcgcctcctccccgactcccgctccgcctccgcctccgcctcctggaCCTCTTCCCTCTCGAGCGACCTCGCaactgccgccgccaccgctgtcACCGCAACCTCCTCCTCCGCGATGCCGCTCGCTGCCCCATTCCCCGGCCTCGGCGTGCCGCTCTCCGACGCCGACCTCCGCACCACCGCCTACGAGGTCctcgtcgccgcctcccgcgccaccGGCGGCAGGCCCCTCATCTACATCCCCCAGTCCGCCCCCTCCTCCGCCACCGCCCGTTCCACCTCCTCCACGtccacctcgacctcctcctcctcctcgtcctccggccTGCAGCGTTCGCGGACGTCGACGGCGGCCAGCAAGGTGAAGAGGTCGCTCGGGCTCAGCCCCTCGGCGTCATCTAAGGCCGGGATAGAGGCGCCGCGGAGGCCAGAGACGGTGATGGAGCTGGTGCGGGTCAATTTACGTGTCACGGAGCAGGCCGACTCGAGGATCCGCCGCGGGCTTCTCCGCATCGCCGCCGGCCAG CTAGGTAGACGTGCAGAATCAATGATTTTACCCTTAGAGTTCCTGCAGCGATCAAAAGCATCGGATTTCCCTGATCCACATGAGTACGAGGCCTGGCAGTTTAGGAACTTGAAGCTTCTTGAGGCTGGTTTGCTGGTTCACCCACTTATTCCCTTGAGCAAATCAGACATTGATGCACAGACATTACGAGAGATAATAAGTAGAGCATATGATAAATCACTTCAAAACGGGAAGAACTTGGAATCGATGCAAGAACTATGCAGTGCGGTGAAGTCCCTTGCTGGTAGGTCCCTAGGTGGAAGTTCTGACGAGTGTCACTGGGCAGATGGCTTTCCATTCAATCTCCATATCTATCAAATGTTGGTAGAAGCTTGCTTTGATAGTGAGAATGGTACTGTGGTTGATGAAATTGATGAAGTGATGGGGTTATTGAAGAAGACTTGGGTTATTCTTGGGATTAATCAGATGCTTCACAACCTCTGCTTTACCTGGGCGTTGTTCAACCATTTTGTCACATCGGACCAAGTAGATATTGAGTTACTTTCTGCTGCTGAGAATCAGTTAAATGTAGTTGTAAAAGATGCAAAAAACGCAGAAGATCCAGATTACTGTGACGTATTGATCTCCATTTTAAGTTCCATAACGGGTTGGACAGAGAAAAGATTACTAGCTTACCATGAAACTTTCAATGCTAGCAACATTGTTTCGATGCAAGGTATTGTCACAATAGGAGTCTCAGCTGCGAAGATTCTTCTTGAAGATATATCTCAAAAACACCCTGGTAAAAGGAAACAAAAGACTGATGTGGTGCGTGGCAAGATCGAAACCTATATACGGTCCTCGCTCCATACTGCTTTTGCTCAA AGAATGGATGAGGCAGACTTAAAGCGATCATCAAGGAATCCTGTGCCAGTTCTTGCAATCCTCGCAAAGGATATTAGTGACCTTGCTTCGAAGGAGAAAAATATCTACAGTCCAATACTGAAGAAATGGCACCCGCTTGCTTCTGGTGTTGCAGTTACAACCCTTCATTCTTGCTTTGGTAATGAACTGAAGCAATTTATGGTTGGGCGTACAAAGTTCACACCAGACACGGCTCAAGTGCTTAACGCTGCTGACAAGTTAGAGAAGAATCTGGTTAATATTGCAGTTGAAGACTTTCTGGATAGTGATGATGGAGGCAAGTCATTGATTAGACAGATGCCACCGTATGAAGCTGAAAATGCAATTGCTGCTCTGGTCAAAGGTTGGATGAAAGAACGAGTGGACAAACTTAAAGAATGGGTTGACCAAAGTTTACAGCAGGAG ACATGGAATCCAAAAGCTAACAGGCAGAGCTTTGCTCCTTCTTCCATGGAGATGCTAAGGATGGTTGATGAAATTTTAGATGCGTTTTTTCAGTTGCCCATATCAATGCACTCTACTTTGGTTTCTGATTTAACAGCTGGACTAGATGGGATTCTACAGTATTATGTCTCGAAAGCGAAAGCTTGCCATG GGACCCAGAGTACTGCTACTCCACAACTGCCTCATTTAACAAGATGCGACGTTGGATCCAAATTATTCAAGAAAAAGGAAAAGCCACATGCTCTTCTGAATCGTGGATCGCAAGTTGGATCTTCTGCTGGAAAGTCGGAAGGATGCGATCTTTCTGAACTCTGTGTACAAATAAATACACTCCATTACATCCGAACTGAGGTGGAGAATCTGAAGAAGAAGGCGAAAAAATGCTTGCGAAACAGTGAATTATCACAGGATGGTAATGGCACCACTGATGGAATGAACATCAGGTTTGAGCTATCCCAGGCAAGTTGCCAAGACGGCATCCGCCAGCTGTGTGACGCAACAGCACATAAGGTGGTATTCAGTTATTTGAGTCATGTTCTCTTGGACATGCTGTATGTCGGTGGTGCTGCATCAAACAGGGTGGAGCCTTTGTTGAGAGAGCTTCACTCTACCCTTGGGGTGATATCTGGCATAATGCGTAATGAGCCGCGGGACCATCTCATAACTGCGTTGATGAAAGCTTCCTTTGATGGGTTCCTACTGGTGCTTCTTGCTGGTGGACCTACACGCGCTTTCACCCTTCAAGACGCTCAGATCATAGAGAATGATTTCAGAGCCCTCAGAGGATTGTACTTGGCAAATGGTGATGGCCTGCCACATGAACTGGTTGACAAGGCTTCATCGGAGGTGAAGAGCGTTCTGCCACTCCTACGAACAGATACAGAATCCCTCATCCAGCGTTTCAAGCAAGCGATTACTGAACGCCAGGGATCTCCAACCAAATCTAGCTTCCCGAAACCTCCTCGTGTGCCCGCCCAGTGGAGCGCAAATGACCCGAACACTATCCTGCGAGTTTTGTGCTACCGGTACGATGAGGCGGCCACAAAGTTCCTCAAGAAAACATACAAGTTCCCGAAGAAGCTTTGA